Proteins co-encoded in one Dyadobacter sp. CECT 9275 genomic window:
- a CDS encoding LTA synthase family protein, which produces MRSRLQFLVFNFLCWILLFQFFRIVFLAYHFRKALELPATYWMQSAWHGLQMDISFAGYILAIPTLLMAATSRKWNWYNGFINVYNITVGLVIVLLVSVDLELFRAWGFRIDGSSLHYLQTPREAWASMSSSPVLLLCTLAFFLFLLVYVLLNTIRKRTISQFTPANILVTLLAFLVLTATLIIPIRGGFQLAPMNQSTVFFSNKSFANYAAVNVPWNYASSILNDTYSKDNPFLFFKENDADATVRSLYKKENTHLQMVNSGEMNVIVIIWESFSAKIVKSLGGLPNVTPQFDALAKEGILFTNMYASGNRSDKGMVAILSGYPAQPTQSIIKIPTKTVNLPSLPKSFHKAGYYTSFYYGGETEFANMKSYFLQQGFDKITDINSFDKKDMNSKWGAHDHVVLSRMLHDLDHTKQPFFSTLFTLSSHEPFEVPVPTVVKGNSQEKLFLNAHHYTDASIADFIRQAKTKPWWDHTLIVILADHGHPLPETSHTKPSEFYMPMLWLGGAVAQKGIRVDSLCSQTDLAATLLNQVNISSSEFVWSNDIFNHGRTAFAYFAFNNGFGWMKPEGYLVRDNLGGHITEQKGKIKAAEAELGKAYLQSSFTDYLKR; this is translated from the coding sequence ATGCGATCAAGATTACAGTTTCTTGTCTTCAACTTTCTTTGCTGGATCCTTCTGTTCCAGTTTTTCCGTATCGTATTCCTGGCTTATCATTTCCGGAAAGCACTGGAACTTCCTGCAACCTACTGGATGCAAAGTGCCTGGCACGGCCTGCAGATGGACATTTCATTTGCAGGATATATACTGGCCATCCCCACGCTGCTCATGGCTGCCACCAGCCGAAAATGGAATTGGTACAATGGTTTTATCAACGTTTATAATATCACAGTTGGCCTGGTGATCGTACTTTTGGTAAGTGTTGACCTTGAACTTTTCCGCGCCTGGGGCTTCAGGATCGACGGGTCGTCACTCCACTATCTCCAGACACCCCGAGAAGCCTGGGCATCCATGAGTTCTTCTCCGGTCCTATTGTTATGCACTCTGGCTTTCTTCCTGTTTCTGCTGGTGTATGTGCTTTTAAATACCATCCGGAAAAGGACCATTTCTCAATTCACTCCGGCAAACATACTGGTAACTCTGCTTGCATTCCTCGTACTGACAGCAACCCTGATCATCCCCATCCGGGGCGGGTTTCAGTTGGCACCGATGAACCAGAGTACTGTCTTCTTCAGCAACAAGAGTTTTGCAAATTACGCAGCCGTCAATGTCCCCTGGAATTATGCCAGTTCGATACTGAATGATACCTATAGTAAGGACAATCCTTTTCTATTTTTCAAGGAAAACGATGCCGATGCAACAGTTAGAAGCTTGTACAAAAAGGAAAATACCCATTTACAAATGGTAAATTCAGGAGAAATGAACGTTATTGTCATCATCTGGGAAAGTTTTTCTGCCAAAATAGTCAAAAGCTTAGGCGGACTGCCGAATGTAACCCCGCAATTTGATGCCCTTGCAAAAGAAGGGATTCTTTTTACGAATATGTACGCCAGCGGAAACAGAAGTGACAAAGGAATGGTGGCCATTCTTAGCGGATATCCGGCCCAGCCCACACAATCTATTATTAAAATCCCAACCAAAACGGTGAATCTGCCGTCGTTGCCCAAGTCATTTCACAAGGCGGGTTATTACACTTCGTTTTACTATGGCGGCGAAACGGAATTTGCCAATATGAAATCCTATTTTCTCCAGCAAGGATTTGACAAAATAACCGACATCAATTCTTTTGATAAAAAAGATATGAATTCCAAATGGGGCGCTCATGACCATGTGGTGCTTAGCCGCATGCTGCATGACCTTGATCATACCAAGCAACCTTTTTTTTCGACGCTGTTTACGCTGAGCAGCCACGAACCTTTTGAGGTACCCGTCCCAACTGTTGTTAAGGGGAATTCACAGGAAAAACTGTTTCTAAACGCCCACCACTACACGGACGCCTCCATTGCTGATTTTATACGGCAAGCAAAAACAAAACCGTGGTGGGATCACACGCTCATTGTTATCCTGGCGGATCACGGCCACCCTCTTCCCGAAACATCCCACACCAAACCATCCGAATTTTACATGCCCATGCTCTGGCTCGGTGGGGCCGTTGCGCAAAAGGGAATCAGAGTGGACAGCCTTTGCTCCCAAACGGACCTTGCGGCCACTTTGCTAAATCAAGTCAACATTTCTTCGTCGGAATTTGTCTGGAGCAATGATATCTTCAATCATGGCCGCACAGCATTTGCCTATTTTGCTTTTAATAATGGTTTTGGATGGATGAAGCCCGAGGGATACCTTGTGAGGGATAACCTGGGCGGCCATATTACCGAACAGAAAGGAAAGATTAAGGCTGCCGAAGCGGAACTCGGCAAGGCGTATCTGCAATCTTCTTTTACCGATTATTTAAAGCGTTGA
- the mtaB gene encoding tRNA (N(6)-L-threonylcarbamoyladenosine(37)-C(2))-methylthiotransferase MtaB, with the protein MKKVAFYTLGCKLNYSESSSIGRMFEQKGYSKVEFNENPDIFIINTCSVTDNADKKCRKIVREAQKINPDGYVAIIGCYAQLKPKEIADIPGVDAVLGAAEKFRLVDLIDTFEKVPSGRPAQMLASPIEEAVEYHTSYSLNDRTRTFLKVQDGCDYPCAYCTIPLARGKSRSDSIANIVRAAEDVASRGVKEIVLTGVNIGDFGIREGRRKETFLDLIKALDEVEGITRFRISSIEPNLLTDEIIEFVAKSKRFASHFHIPLQSGSNKVLSLMKRRYRRELYVERVAKIKSLMPDCCIGVDVIVGHPGETPELFLETYHFLQELDISYLHVFTYSERENTAAVEIRPIVPKNVRAERSKMLHILSEKKKRHFYETQIGKTGTVLFEDELQNGQMLGFTENYVRVAVKYDPLLINETKEILYDHINETGLMEVTEPELSYEMH; encoded by the coding sequence ATGAAGAAGGTTGCATTTTATACACTGGGTTGTAAACTAAATTATTCGGAGAGTTCGTCCATTGGCAGGATGTTTGAGCAGAAAGGGTATTCCAAAGTGGAATTCAACGAAAATCCCGATATATTTATCATCAATACCTGTTCGGTTACCGATAACGCGGATAAAAAATGCCGCAAGATTGTAAGGGAAGCTCAAAAAATTAATCCGGACGGGTATGTTGCCATTATCGGATGTTATGCTCAGCTAAAGCCAAAAGAAATAGCCGATATTCCCGGTGTGGATGCCGTTTTGGGAGCTGCCGAGAAGTTCAGGCTTGTTGACCTCATTGATACCTTTGAAAAAGTACCCTCAGGCAGACCGGCGCAAATGCTTGCCTCACCCATTGAAGAGGCCGTAGAATACCATACCTCCTACTCGCTGAACGACCGGACCCGTACTTTTCTGAAAGTGCAGGATGGCTGTGATTATCCCTGTGCCTATTGCACCATACCATTGGCCAGGGGCAAAAGTCGTTCCGACTCCATCGCTAACATTGTGCGGGCGGCGGAAGATGTTGCCTCCCGGGGTGTAAAGGAAATTGTACTGACTGGTGTCAACATTGGCGATTTCGGTATTCGGGAAGGAAGGAGAAAAGAGACATTTCTGGACCTCATTAAAGCACTGGATGAGGTGGAGGGCATCACACGTTTTCGTATTTCTTCAATTGAGCCCAATTTACTTACCGACGAAATCATAGAATTTGTGGCAAAGTCGAAACGTTTTGCCTCGCATTTTCATATTCCGCTGCAATCCGGTTCCAACAAGGTATTAAGCTTAATGAAACGGAGGTACCGCCGGGAATTATATGTGGAAAGAGTAGCGAAAATAAAATCGCTGATGCCCGACTGCTGTATTGGTGTTGATGTAATCGTTGGCCATCCGGGCGAAACACCCGAGCTGTTCCTGGAAACCTATCATTTCCTTCAGGAGCTGGACATTTCTTACCTGCATGTTTTTACCTATTCTGAAAGAGAAAATACTGCGGCGGTGGAGATCAGGCCTATAGTACCGAAAAATGTTCGGGCGGAGCGTTCAAAAATGCTTCATATTCTTTCAGAAAAGAAGAAAAGGCATTTTTATGAAACACAGATTGGCAAAACAGGAACGGTGCTGTTCGAGGATGAATTGCAGAATGGGCAGATGCTGGGCTTCACAGAAAATTACGTTCGTGTCGCTGTAAAATACGATCCTTTGTTGATCAATGAAACAAAGGAAATCCTTTATGACCATATCAATGAAACCGGTTTGATGGAAGTAACCGAGCCCGAGCTAAGTTACGAAATGCACTAG
- a CDS encoding ammonium transporter, with protein sequence MEKRNYVPLIILLAISILGAFIPNVPTQIVTEGVNAGDTAWLLVSAALVLLMTPGLAYFYGGMVNNKNVISTMLQSFIAMGVISVVWVVVGFSLAFGDDIGGFVGNPATFFMFKGVLDGPVWGTIPFALFAMFQMKFAVITPALVTGSMAERINFRSYVLFMILFGVFIYSPLCHMTWHADGLLFKMGVLDFAGGTVVHMSAGWAALAGALYLKRRKALLEDHVQPPANIPFVLLGTGLLWFGWFGFNAGSALAAGPLAVSAFATTNTAAAAAGLSWVLVDVSRGKKVSALGFCIGAVVGLVAITPAAGFVTVPSALFIGTVAAIISNYVAHLRTRSTVDDTLDVFPCHGVGGMVGMIMTGVFATSGVNSLVTDQGLAFGETKLFINHLIALVGVSVFAFGGSLLLLKITDLILPLRVSESDENAGLDISQHDEFLVEA encoded by the coding sequence ATGGAAAAACGTAATTATGTCCCACTGATCATTTTGCTGGCAATTAGTATTCTGGGTGCCTTCATTCCGAACGTCCCGACGCAAATTGTCACAGAAGGTGTAAATGCAGGCGACACCGCATGGTTGCTTGTTTCGGCAGCGCTTGTTCTGCTTATGACCCCAGGTCTTGCTTATTTCTATGGGGGAATGGTAAATAACAAGAATGTTATTTCTACAATGTTGCAAAGTTTTATTGCAATGGGCGTTATCAGTGTAGTATGGGTTGTAGTTGGTTTCAGCCTTGCTTTCGGAGACGATATCGGTGGATTTGTTGGTAATCCTGCCACCTTCTTCATGTTCAAAGGCGTTTTGGATGGTCCTGTCTGGGGAACCATACCTTTCGCTCTTTTCGCAATGTTCCAGATGAAGTTTGCGGTTATCACACCTGCACTTGTTACCGGCTCTATGGCTGAGCGTATCAATTTCCGTTCTTACGTTCTTTTCATGATCCTTTTCGGAGTGTTTATCTATTCCCCATTGTGCCATATGACGTGGCATGCGGATGGCCTTCTTTTCAAAATGGGTGTTCTTGACTTTGCAGGTGGTACTGTTGTTCACATGTCGGCCGGATGGGCGGCTCTGGCTGGTGCGCTATACCTGAAAAGACGTAAGGCGCTTCTTGAAGACCACGTTCAGCCACCAGCAAACATTCCGTTTGTATTATTAGGTACTGGTCTGCTTTGGTTCGGTTGGTTTGGATTTAATGCAGGTTCTGCCCTTGCTGCTGGTCCTTTGGCTGTATCTGCTTTCGCTACTACTAACACAGCTGCTGCTGCTGCTGGTTTATCCTGGGTACTTGTTGATGTTTCAAGAGGTAAAAAAGTATCAGCACTTGGATTTTGTATCGGTGCGGTTGTAGGTTTGGTTGCGATCACACCTGCTGCTGGTTTCGTAACAGTTCCTTCTGCCTTGTTCATTGGTACCGTTGCTGCCATTATCAGTAACTACGTTGCCCACCTTCGTACACGTTCAACTGTTGACGATACACTTGATGTTTTCCCTTGCCATGGTGTAGGTGGTATGGTTGGTATGATCATGACAGGTGTATTTGCAACCAGCGGTGTTAACTCACTGGTTACAGATCAAGGCCTTGCTTTTGGTGAAACTAAATTGTTTATCAATCACCTGATTGCCCTGGTTGGTGTATCAGTGTTTGCTTTCGGAGGTTCCTTGTTACTATTGAAAATCACGGATCTTATCCTTCCGCTTCGTGTTAGCGAGTCAGACGAAAATGCAGGTCTTGACATTAGCCAGCATGATGAATTCCTTGTAGAAGCGTAA
- a CDS encoding porin — protein MKKVYCTVLSLMVSFLGFAKSEGEKKTKAEGTETTTVAEVKDEEDAKSAFAFSGYLDSYYMANFNKPMSRSNMGYAGTARVFDRKSGQFSLGLVQTKMVYTNAKSEAVVDLTFGPNADYGNYGNLLSPLSDDYTGMALAIKQAYFTYKFTDKFSMTAGQFGTHIGYEVIDAPANFNYSLSNLFNNGPFYHAGLKATYAFSDKASLMVGVVNNVDGLGDNNRKKGIISQLYFSPVTNWNVYLNFINSNEANPNDAGKQPDAFYRVFDLTTSYQITDKFLLGLNAAYGSQKGDYQGYGGPDGSETWGGVALYSNVSLTDNFGIGARYEYFNNDNGVRGVLNSEGMGTSVNSVTLTGNISLADGHILVKPEFRLDAYPKVSGAGAEQQFEDSDGAFTKNSQTTFGLAFIYKF, from the coding sequence ATGAAAAAAGTCTATTGCACAGTATTATCTTTGATGGTGTCTTTTTTGGGTTTTGCAAAGTCGGAAGGAGAGAAGAAAACGAAAGCAGAAGGTACTGAAACAACCACAGTAGCGGAAGTGAAGGATGAGGAAGACGCAAAGAGTGCTTTTGCCTTTTCTGGTTATCTGGATTCGTACTACATGGCCAATTTTAACAAGCCGATGTCCCGCTCAAATATGGGATATGCCGGTACTGCAAGGGTTTTTGATCGTAAGTCGGGTCAGTTTTCCCTTGGTTTGGTACAAACCAAAATGGTATACACCAATGCAAAGTCGGAAGCTGTGGTAGACCTAACCTTTGGCCCCAATGCTGATTATGGTAACTATGGTAACCTGCTAAGCCCATTGTCTGATGACTACACAGGTATGGCGCTTGCTATCAAACAAGCTTATTTCACCTACAAATTCACCGACAAATTTTCAATGACCGCAGGACAGTTCGGTACACACATCGGCTACGAGGTGATCGACGCCCCTGCAAACTTTAACTACTCACTTTCCAACCTCTTTAACAACGGACCTTTTTATCATGCAGGTCTGAAGGCTACTTACGCGTTCTCCGACAAGGCATCTCTGATGGTCGGTGTAGTTAACAATGTTGACGGACTTGGTGATAACAACCGCAAAAAAGGGATCATTAGTCAGTTGTACTTTTCGCCTGTTACCAACTGGAACGTTTACCTGAACTTCATTAACAGCAACGAGGCCAATCCTAATGATGCGGGTAAACAGCCGGATGCTTTCTACCGCGTGTTTGACTTAACTACCAGTTATCAGATCACCGACAAATTCCTTTTGGGCCTCAATGCTGCATATGGCTCTCAAAAGGGAGACTACCAAGGATATGGCGGGCCTGACGGTTCAGAAACCTGGGGAGGTGTTGCACTTTATTCCAACGTTTCTCTAACAGATAATTTTGGAATTGGAGCCAGATATGAGTATTTTAACAACGACAATGGTGTAAGAGGTGTGTTGAATTCTGAAGGTATGGGAACCAGTGTTAATTCGGTAACGCTTACCGGTAATATTTCTCTGGCAGATGGCCACATTCTGGTGAAACCCGAGTTCCGCCTGGACGCTTATCCAAAAGTTTCAGGCGCGGGAGCAGAGCAGCAATTTGAAGATTCGGACGGTGCGTTCACCAAAAACAGCCAAACTACTTTCGGTCTTGCTTTCATTTACAAGTTTTAA
- a CDS encoding 4Fe-4S dicluster domain-containing protein has protein sequence MAIMITDECINCGACEPECPNTAIYEGGVEWTWSDGTSLDEVDFGDGTVVSGKEKQSPVSDEFYYIVNDKCTECVGFHEEPQCAAVCPVDCCVPDPDHEEEEDTLYAKKAWLHGE, from the coding sequence ATGGCTATAATGATAACCGATGAATGCATAAATTGTGGGGCGTGCGAGCCAGAATGCCCGAATACAGCAATTTATGAAGGTGGTGTGGAATGGACATGGAGTGATGGTACCAGTTTGGATGAAGTGGATTTCGGAGATGGTACCGTAGTAAGTGGAAAGGAAAAACAATCACCTGTTTCAGACGAGTTCTACTATATTGTAAATGATAAGTGTACCGAGTGTGTAGGTTTTCATGAGGAGCCGCAGTGTGCTGCGGTTTGTCCAGTGGACTGCTGTGTGCCAGATCCTGATCATGAGGAAGAGGAAGACACGCTGTATGCTAAAAAAGCCTGGCTGCACGGAGAATAA
- a CDS encoding acyl-CoA reductase: MISRNKRINAFAELGSFILSAAHQETVEEWATGAYRRNNWFSPANSLLSLHAIAAQFLSTDKLSRWVADYPEAVSPSRVGVVMAGNIPAVGFHDILCVLISGHRLVAKPSSDDPVLIPALLEQLIKIEPSFQEYIKFADRLNEAEAYIATGSDNTARYFHYYFAKKPNIIRRNRTSVAALSGNESMEELSALGQDILQYYGLGCRNVSKLYVPEGYDFTRFYQAIEPMKDTYVHHHKFFNNYEYNKSIVLINKVPHLDNGFLILSENPALVSPISMVHYETYASLEDLNSVLAENSEKIQCIAAPPDLKITGSIAFGKSQQPGLADYADNIDTMEFLAKL, translated from the coding sequence ATGATTTCAAGAAATAAAAGAATAAATGCATTTGCAGAATTAGGAAGTTTTATACTTAGCGCAGCTCACCAGGAAACGGTTGAAGAATGGGCAACTGGTGCTTACCGCAGAAACAACTGGTTCAGCCCTGCCAATTCCCTGCTTTCTCTGCATGCCATAGCTGCTCAATTTCTATCTACCGACAAGCTTTCACGGTGGGTAGCAGACTATCCGGAGGCTGTGTCGCCTTCCCGTGTTGGAGTGGTGATGGCAGGAAATATTCCGGCCGTGGGGTTTCACGATATTTTGTGTGTACTGATAAGCGGGCACCGTCTGGTGGCCAAACCCAGTTCGGATGATCCCGTCCTGATCCCGGCATTACTCGAGCAACTTATTAAAATAGAACCTTCCTTTCAGGAATATATCAAATTTGCAGACCGTCTGAACGAGGCCGAAGCTTACATCGCAACAGGAAGTGACAACACGGCCAGGTATTTCCATTACTACTTTGCAAAAAAACCGAACATAATCCGTCGCAATCGTACCTCCGTGGCTGCGCTGTCGGGCAACGAATCCATGGAAGAGCTGAGCGCCCTTGGGCAGGACATTCTTCAGTATTACGGATTGGGCTGCCGGAACGTCTCCAAGTTATATGTTCCCGAAGGTTATGATTTCACAAGGTTTTATCAAGCCATCGAGCCCATGAAAGATACTTACGTCCATCACCATAAGTTCTTCAACAATTACGAATACAATAAATCTATAGTACTCATCAACAAAGTCCCGCATCTGGACAATGGTTTTTTGATTCTGTCCGAAAACCCTGCACTGGTTTCGCCCATCAGTATGGTCCATTATGAAACCTACGCTTCCCTAGAAGATTTAAATTCGGTTCTGGCCGAAAACAGCGAGAAAATACAGTGCATTGCGGCCCCGCCCGACCTGAAAATTACCGGCTCAATCGCCTTCGGGAAAAGCCAGCAGCCCGGCCTGGCCGACTACGCTGATAATATTGATACCATGGAATTTCTTGCAAAACTGTAA
- a CDS encoding alpha/beta hydrolase: MPSVILNVTTEELFSDSLGRNVVLTHIVPSCQKPFQKLLLLNDGQYFGPLRLVDILNNFWEGKEKAPFLVTGIHAGHDRLHEYGIAGQADYAGRGSRASHTTSFVINELLPYLSDKFQTSFAEIIYAGFSLGGLMALDITWQHPGVFSRVGVFSGALWWRQKALDDGYRDEDRIMHRQIWESARCPDLKFWFQCGGKDETDDRDGDGVIDSIQDTLECIVELERKGFFWGKDIRYVEVPDGEHNVCTWSGIMPDFLEWAFGD; encoded by the coding sequence TTGCCTTCCGTTATTTTAAACGTTACAACTGAGGAACTATTTTCGGATTCCCTCGGCCGGAATGTTGTTCTTACCCATATCGTTCCGTCGTGTCAGAAACCATTTCAGAAATTATTACTCCTGAACGATGGGCAGTATTTTGGGCCTTTACGGCTGGTGGATATCCTGAACAACTTTTGGGAGGGTAAGGAGAAAGCACCATTCCTGGTCACCGGTATTCATGCCGGCCATGACCGGCTTCATGAGTATGGTATTGCAGGCCAGGCTGATTACGCGGGCAGGGGAAGCAGGGCCAGCCACACCACAAGTTTTGTGATCAATGAGCTATTGCCTTATCTCTCCGATAAATTCCAGACTTCCTTTGCTGAAATCATTTACGCTGGTTTTTCTCTGGGCGGTTTAATGGCTCTGGATATCACCTGGCAACATCCCGGGGTTTTTTCCAGGGTAGGGGTGTTTTCAGGTGCGCTATGGTGGAGGCAGAAAGCATTGGATGACGGCTACCGCGACGAGGACAGGATCATGCATAGGCAAATCTGGGAGTCGGCACGGTGCCCCGATCTTAAATTCTGGTTCCAGTGCGGCGGAAAGGATGAAACGGATGACCGGGACGGAGACGGGGTCATAGATTCCATTCAGGATACGCTGGAGTGTATCGTTGAGCTGGAACGCAAAGGTTTTTTCTGGGGAAAAGATATCAGGTATGTGGAGGTGCCTGATGGAGAGCATAATGTCTGTACATGGTCAGGAATTATGCCTGATTTCCTTGAATGGGCATTCGGGGATTAA
- a CDS encoding esterase family protein has translation MEEKHIKYYSHHLDRDVEMLVFGSWGYPILLFPTTLGRYYQAKDMGLIESVKNLVEQGKYKIYCIDSIDADSWYGRHLNPEYRVLNHIQYDKFLTNEVVPYIKHECQVDKIGVAGCSFGGYHAANFAFRHPTQVAYLISMSGAFDIRGFTDGFYDDNVYFNNPIDFMPNEQGWRFGHIKIVLGTSEWDICLDSNLKLSEILNRKGIDHWLDIRGWKKHDWPLWNEMFPDYLSRLL, from the coding sequence TTGGAAGAAAAACATATTAAATATTATTCCCATCACCTGGACAGGGATGTTGAGATGCTTGTTTTCGGCAGTTGGGGATACCCGATTCTTTTGTTCCCGACAACACTGGGACGTTATTACCAGGCCAAGGATATGGGGCTGATCGAATCCGTGAAAAATTTAGTCGAACAAGGAAAATATAAAATTTATTGTATTGATTCCATTGACGCGGATTCCTGGTACGGGCGGCACCTGAATCCCGAATACCGCGTACTTAACCATATACAATACGATAAGTTTCTGACCAACGAAGTAGTACCTTATATTAAGCACGAATGCCAGGTAGATAAAATTGGCGTGGCCGGGTGCAGCTTCGGAGGTTACCATGCCGCTAATTTTGCATTCAGGCATCCCACCCAGGTGGCTTACCTGATCAGCATGAGTGGTGCCTTTGACATAAGGGGCTTCACCGATGGCTTTTATGATGATAATGTTTATTTCAACAATCCGATTGATTTCATGCCGAATGAACAGGGTTGGCGTTTCGGACATATTAAAATTGTATTGGGCACATCAGAGTGGGATATATGCCTGGACAGCAACCTTAAGCTTTCTGAAATTCTCAACAGAAAAGGCATTGATCACTGGCTGGATATCAGGGGGTGGAAAAAGCACGACTGGCCCCTGTGGAACGAAATGTTTCCTGATTATTTGTCAAGATTACTTTAA
- a CDS encoding ATP-grasp domain-containing protein, whose amino-acid sequence MKKIGILYGMENTFPQALVERVNSKGVEGIVAEAVKIDRVIQAEPTEYAVIIDRISQDVPFYRAFLKNAALCGTAVINNPFWWSADEKFFNNCLAEQIGIPVPKTALLPSKERPTDTGETSFRNLTFPMAWEEMFSYIGFPAYMKPHNGGGWKSVYKVENPQDLWNKHQETGQLVMMLQEEIVFDDYFRCYCIGQKDVLVMPYEPNNPHHLRYAAEMKAKGEEGEKLVATIKEYVLKLNIALGYDFNTVEFAVRNGVPIAIDFCNPAPDADIYSVGPDNFEWVVEAAANMAIERAQKHIPGQTNLTWGTFVKNAVVPATVSSPAIATPPTELSEVPAPENEKIAIKKVPQKKATKATAVVKPELAVAVTPPTEKPGKTPAVKPAKKK is encoded by the coding sequence ATGAAAAAAATAGGGATTTTATATGGAATGGAAAATACGTTTCCCCAGGCGTTGGTAGAAAGGGTAAACAGCAAAGGTGTTGAAGGGATTGTGGCAGAAGCTGTTAAAATCGACCGTGTCATTCAGGCGGAGCCGACGGAATATGCGGTTATAATAGACAGGATTTCGCAGGATGTTCCCTTTTACCGTGCATTCCTCAAAAATGCGGCATTATGCGGTACTGCGGTGATCAACAACCCTTTCTGGTGGAGTGCTGACGAGAAATTTTTCAACAACTGCCTTGCTGAGCAAATAGGCATTCCCGTTCCGAAAACTGCACTGCTGCCATCCAAAGAGAGGCCAACCGACACGGGTGAAACTTCGTTCCGGAACCTTACTTTTCCCATGGCTTGGGAAGAAATGTTTAGTTATATCGGCTTTCCGGCCTATATGAAACCCCATAATGGCGGAGGATGGAAAAGTGTATACAAGGTTGAAAATCCGCAGGATCTTTGGAATAAACACCAGGAAACCGGTCAGCTGGTGATGATGCTCCAGGAGGAAATTGTCTTTGACGATTATTTCCGCTGCTACTGCATTGGCCAGAAAGATGTGTTGGTGATGCCCTATGAGCCCAATAACCCACATCATTTGCGGTATGCCGCAGAAATGAAAGCCAAAGGAGAAGAAGGCGAAAAACTAGTGGCAACGATTAAGGAATACGTTCTCAAACTGAATATTGCCCTTGGTTATGACTTTAATACCGTAGAGTTTGCCGTTCGGAATGGCGTTCCCATCGCTATCGACTTTTGCAATCCCGCACCGGACGCCGATATTTATTCCGTTGGTCCCGACAATTTTGAGTGGGTGGTTGAAGCTGCTGCCAACATGGCCATTGAAAGAGCTCAAAAACATATCCCCGGACAGACCAACCTTACATGGGGAACATTTGTAAAAAATGCTGTGGTACCCGCAACGGTATCCTCCCCCGCCATTGCTACCCCGCCTACGGAACTATCGGAGGTACCAGCCCCTGAAAACGAAAAAATCGCGATCAAAAAAGTGCCGCAAAAAAAAGCTACCAAAGCAACAGCAGTGGTCAAACCGGAGCTTGCGGTGGCAGTAACCCCGCCAACTGAAAAACCCGGAAAAACGCCTGCCGTGAAACCGGCAAAAAAGAAATAA